One part of the Ancylomarina subtilis genome encodes these proteins:
- a CDS encoding endonuclease has protein sequence MKNITFLILVLFFHQSSFSQSPFREEINDLRSDYRILFYNVENLFDTKDDSLKNDAEFLPQGKKYWTWKKYQDKCSKIAKVIIAAGGWQLPDIVGLCEIENKKVLNGIIYSTPLKKSKYQIIHKESPDHRGIDVALLFQPESFFPIDTAFLRLIYKGATHSTTREILYVKGTTHTDDTLHLFVNHWPSRWGGQLESEHKRIAAARLLRDKMDSIFVENSKAKIIIMGDFNDYPNNKSITKTLKANKPNLEFKNDELYNLASYLSSKNTIASHKYQGTWGMLDQFIVSGALMNGLGILNAQPKDMHLFAPSFLLETDKSYKGIRPFRTYIGYKYHGGFSDHLPIYLDLWRILEDD, from the coding sequence ATGAAGAATATTACCTTTTTAATACTGGTCTTATTTTTCCATCAGAGTTCCTTTTCTCAATCGCCCTTTAGAGAAGAGATTAATGACTTACGTTCTGACTATCGGATTTTATTTTACAATGTTGAGAATCTCTTCGACACAAAAGATGACAGTTTAAAAAACGATGCTGAATTTTTACCTCAAGGGAAAAAATATTGGACATGGAAAAAATACCAGGACAAATGCTCAAAAATAGCGAAGGTCATTATAGCTGCTGGTGGTTGGCAACTTCCTGACATCGTAGGACTATGTGAAATTGAGAATAAAAAGGTCTTAAATGGAATTATCTATTCAACACCATTAAAAAAGTCCAAATATCAAATCATTCACAAAGAATCTCCGGATCATCGAGGGATTGATGTGGCCCTTTTATTCCAACCCGAAAGCTTCTTCCCTATCGACACCGCATTTTTAAGACTAATTTATAAAGGTGCCACTCATTCTACAACACGAGAAATTTTATACGTAAAAGGCACTACACATACCGACGACACCTTACATTTATTTGTTAATCATTGGCCATCCCGATGGGGAGGACAACTGGAATCGGAACATAAAAGAATAGCCGCCGCTCGGCTTCTGCGAGATAAAATGGATTCGATTTTCGTAGAGAACTCAAAAGCTAAAATCATTATTATGGGAGATTTCAATGACTACCCCAACAATAAATCGATTACTAAAACCTTAAAAGCTAATAAACCCAATCTTGAATTTAAAAATGATGAATTGTATAATCTAGCTTCATATCTGAGTAGTAAAAACACGATCGCTTCACACAAATATCAGGGAACTTGGGGTATGCTCGATCAATTCATCGTCTCAGGAGCATTGATGAATGGATTGGGGATTTTAAATGCACAACCTAAAGACATGCATCTTTTTGCTCCATCATTCTTACTGGAAACTGATAAATCATATAAAGGAATACGACCTTTTAGAACTTATATTGGATACAAATATCATGGAGGATTCAGCGATCATCTCCCTATTTATCTTGATTTGTGGAGAATTCTAGAGGATGACTAA
- a CDS encoding PorP/SprF family type IX secretion system membrane protein → MRNIFISLIFIFTLHISAKAQQLPLYSQYVENGFLLNPAMAGSRIYTPVRLTIRQQWAGIDGAPETQALSIHRNFGDRCSTCDAVGNPLARRTNQKGVGMGAYIFNDKNAAFSRTGIQLSYAYHLELNRQYYGKRGTRLSFGLGGVFYQYKFDHNYYPPGDPLNTGADLVSYIPDANFGIYLYNDKYFIGTSIAHLFESSVKMGDAGFKNDIMLRHYYFTAGYTFNINNQVALEPSAIVRRTIDSENYIDLTAKLYVRSFWLALSYRSNEQFVGMLGVNFAKYYLGYSYDYYSNNLLAQNSNGTHEITFGINLDVPKTMIRDIMRRNRNEAAKTRRKIRQKKTNNFMFF, encoded by the coding sequence ATGAGAAACATTTTTATAAGTCTAATATTCATATTTACACTACATATTTCAGCAAAGGCACAACAACTCCCTTTGTATAGCCAATATGTCGAGAATGGATTTTTATTAAATCCAGCCATGGCTGGATCACGTATTTATACACCTGTACGACTGACCATACGTCAACAATGGGCAGGAATTGATGGTGCTCCCGAAACGCAAGCTTTGAGTATCCACCGAAATTTTGGTGACAGGTGTTCAACTTGTGATGCTGTAGGTAATCCTTTAGCAAGAAGAACTAATCAAAAGGGCGTAGGTATGGGAGCTTATATCTTTAATGATAAAAATGCCGCTTTTTCCCGAACTGGGATTCAACTCTCATATGCTTATCATTTGGAGCTTAACAGACAGTATTATGGGAAAAGAGGAACTCGCTTATCATTTGGTTTAGGTGGTGTTTTTTATCAGTACAAATTTGATCACAATTATTATCCACCCGGAGATCCATTAAATACAGGTGCCGATCTTGTTTCCTATATACCCGATGCCAACTTTGGTATTTATTTGTACAACGACAAATATTTTATAGGAACGTCAATTGCTCATTTGTTTGAATCATCAGTTAAAATGGGAGATGCTGGTTTCAAGAACGATATCATGTTACGACATTATTATTTTACTGCAGGTTATACCTTCAATATTAACAATCAGGTTGCACTGGAACCCTCTGCTATTGTGCGTAGAACAATTGACTCAGAAAATTATATTGACCTGACGGCAAAATTATATGTACGAAGCTTTTGGTTGGCTTTATCATATAGAAGCAATGAGCAATTTGTTGGGATGTTGGGGGTCAATTTTGCTAAATATTATTTGGGCTATTCATATGACTATTATTCTAATAATCTACTTGCTCAAAACAGTAATGGAACCCATGAAATTACTTTTGGAATTAATTTGGACGTGCCCAAAACAATGATTCGTGATATAATGAGACGTAACAGAAATGAAGCGGCTAAAACACGTCGGAAAATCAGACAAAAGAAAACCAATAATTTTATGTTCTTCTAA